The segment CATTATAACGGTCTATAATGGAAATGTAAGCGATAACAACATGCAATTTAAGTGTATTTTGGAATGGTTAGGGTTCTATTTGTTGGGTGGATCATTATGTTGTTATTTTTTTGTTATTGTTCTATGACGTTCCAAATGAAGAGAGGGGTCAGAAATATGATGAAAAAAACCAAAGCAGTTACCGGGTTGGCAGCGCTGACACTGATGGCCGGGCTGTTCTCCGGCTGTGCATCTGACAACAATAATGCCACTAATGCGGCAGCAACCAATGCAGGCGGCAACACGGGTACCACTGCGGAGGCAACAGCCGCTCCAGAGGGAGATGCCGCGAAGGAGCTCAAGGGTGATATTACAGTGATTACGCAGCGGACGGATATCGTGGATACCGTGTTCAAAGACTACGCCGCCAAGTTCAATGAGAAATATCCAAATATTAAAGTGAATTTCGAAGCCTTATCCAACTATGAGGATCAGATCAAAATCCGCATGAGCACCAGTGATTACGGGGATGTTCTGCTGCTGCCTACCAGCGTAGCGATCAAGGATCTGCCGGACTTCTTCGAGCCGCTGGGTAAAAAGTCTGATCTGGAGCAGCAATATACAGGCCTGGAAGAGCGGACAGTAGACGGGATTTCCTACGGCATTCCGATTACGGTTAATTTCTCCGGCGTGATCTACAACAAGCAGGTCTTCAAGGATGCCGGAGTGACCGAGGTTCCAAGAACCTTTGACCAGTTCTCTGCCGCACTGAAGAGCATCAAGGAGAAGACGGATGCGGTCCCTCTCTACACGAACTATGCTGCGGGCTGGACGCTGACCCAGTGGGAAGCTGATCTGGCTAGCGTTGCCGGAGACCGTGAATATGTCAACATCGGCCAGGTGGCCTCCGACGATAACTTCGTTCCAGGCCAGCCGCACTACGAGCTGTACAAGGTAATGTACGATGCAGCCAAAGACGGTCTGATCGAAGAGGACCCGACGACTACAGACTGGGAATCCTCCAAGGCAGATCTGGCGAACGGTAAAATCGGTACGATGATGCTTGGCTCCTGGGCCATCGGTCAGATTAAAGGGCTGGCTGCCAGCCCGGATGATATAGGCTTCATGCCATTCCCTACCAACGCCGACAAGATCCTGGTGCCTCTATCTGACGACTATAATCTGGGGGTTAGCCTTCACAGTAAAAACAAAGAGGCCGCCAGAGCCTGGGTAGACTGGTTCATCAATGAATCCGGTTACCCGACTACTGAAGGCGGGGGCATGAGCCCTGTAAAAGGAGCGGAATTGCCGGAAATTCTCAAGCAATTTGCAGGCACAGACATTACCTTTGACACGCTTGCTCCAGCCAAAGCCGGTGAAGAGGGCTGGGTGGATGCCATTGATAAAGAAGCTGAAATCGGTCTCTGGCAGCCTGACTTCAAGAAAGTAATCATCGAGGCGGCGATTGGCAACCGGAAAGAATCCTATGATGACATTATGAAAGAACTGAATGATAAATGGAAAGCAGCCAGAGCCAAAATTGTGACTGCCAAGTAAATTAAAGAACAAAGGAAAGGGGAGATGCCGGTAACGGCATAATCCCCTTCACTTTTGCAGGGATGGAAGCCGACTTAAGAGCAGTAAGTTTTCTGGAGGTGTGGAGAGTGCCCAAATTGTCTAACATGA is part of the Paenibacillus sp. FSL M7-0420 genome and harbors:
- a CDS encoding ABC transporter substrate-binding protein — its product is MKKTKAVTGLAALTLMAGLFSGCASDNNNATNAAATNAGGNTGTTAEATAAPEGDAAKELKGDITVITQRTDIVDTVFKDYAAKFNEKYPNIKVNFEALSNYEDQIKIRMSTSDYGDVLLLPTSVAIKDLPDFFEPLGKKSDLEQQYTGLEERTVDGISYGIPITVNFSGVIYNKQVFKDAGVTEVPRTFDQFSAALKSIKEKTDAVPLYTNYAAGWTLTQWEADLASVAGDREYVNIGQVASDDNFVPGQPHYELYKVMYDAAKDGLIEEDPTTTDWESSKADLANGKIGTMMLGSWAIGQIKGLAASPDDIGFMPFPTNADKILVPLSDDYNLGVSLHSKNKEAARAWVDWFINESGYPTTEGGGMSPVKGAELPEILKQFAGTDITFDTLAPAKAGEEGWVDAIDKEAEIGLWQPDFKKVIIEAAIGNRKESYDDIMKELNDKWKAARAKIVTAK